One Ostrinia nubilalis chromosome 4, ilOstNubi1.1, whole genome shotgun sequence DNA window includes the following coding sequences:
- the LOC135071439 gene encoding uncharacterized protein LOC135071439, whose translation MESDHLESSHGRSMAPWLVILLCAFIGCLADDPVCSNFEYLDKCPVDCAKDYCPTSEEESKQGCPPSPDPCPAPACKCGFNHRYASRDNKTCIPTRNCPPFECNRPFEEYVSCPPMCPNGSCQQATPNGNCPPLLGRIGIILICNPQCRCIKNYWRQDGVCIPYSECPQNKNTTPATPAAEDQANSEDPQNPVDSENPQNPGDSENPENSEDQNCSGEQDDTNSVTATL comes from the exons ATGGAATCTGATCATTTGGAGAGCAGTCACGGAAGAAGCATGGCGCCTTGGCTGGTAATTTTGCTCTGCGCGTTCATCGGTTGTCTGGCTGATG ATCCTGTATGCAGCAATTTTGAATACCTAGACAAATGTCCTGTGGACTGCGCTAAGGACTATTGTCCAACGAGCGAAGAAGAATCCAAGCAGGGCTGTCCACCCAGCCCCGACCCCTGCCCCGCGCCCGCCTGCAAGTGCGGCTTCAACCACCGCTACGCCAGCCGCGACAATAAGACTTGCATCCCTACTAGAAATTGCC CTCCCTTCGAATGCAACCGACCCTTCGAAGAATACGTTTCGTGTCCCCCTATGTGCCCAAACGGCAGCTGCCAACAGGCGACCCCTAACGGGAACTGCCCTCCGCTGCTGGGTAGAATCGGCATCATACTGATATGCAACCCACAGTGCCGCTGCATCAAAAACTACTGGAGACAGGATGGTGTTTGCATACCTTATTCCGAATGTC ctcaaaacaaaaatacaacGCCAGCAACTCCAGCGGCAGAAGACCAAGCAAATTCAGAAGACCCACAAAACCCAGTAGACTCAGAAAACCCACAAAACCCAGGAGACTCAGAAAACCCTGAAAACTCAGAAGACCAAAACTGTAGTGGAGAGCAAGATGACACAAATTCCGTGACTGCTACTTTATAG